The genome window TCAGCTGACAGGCAACAGCGGTCAAGATGCGTGGGGTCCTGATAACATTCGAAGGCGTCGAGGGCTCAGGCAAGTCAACCCAGGCAGAGTTACTGGTCAAGGCACTGCGGAAGCGCGGGTTGCCGTGTGAGTTTTCACGTGAGCCTGGCGGAACTGAAATTGGCGAGCGCATCCGCAACATACTCCTTGACCCGGCGAATCGTGCGATGGATGCTAGAACCGAGCTGTTTCTTTACCTCGCAAGCCGTAATCAGCACGTGCGGGAGAAAATACTTCCCTGGCTTACGGCTGGCAGGATAGTAGTACTTGACCGGTATGCCGAATCATCGGTTGCGTACCAGGGTGCGGGACGGGAGCTGGGCGAGAAGGTCGTTTCAAGGCTAAACAAGCTGGCAACTGCAGGAACACGACCAGACCTGACCATCGTTGTGGACGTGCCGGTTTCGGTCGGACGCAAACGCAAGGCAGCAACCGAACTTGACAGGCTGGAACAGGAACAGGTAGAATTTCATGAGCGGGTCAGGAACAGCTATCTCAGGATGGCGCGCCGGGCACCTAAACGGGTGAAGGTGCTGGACGGCACCCAAGCCCCGGAGCAACTGGCTGCTTCGGTTTTCTTGTTGGTTGAAGGCTTTTTGGAAAGAAAGGGTTTGTTGCAACGATGAAAAGAAGAGCGGCGTTGGTCGCCTCGATTGTTGTGGCCGCACTGCTGGGCGGTTTTTTCGGTCGGTTGTGGGCCGAGAAGGGGGGGGCGACACTGGGTCAGAGCCTGCAGCTTTTCTCCCGGGTAGTCGGGCTTGTTTTGACCACCTATGTCGAGCCAGTCGAACCCGATAAGCTGATAAACGCGGCGATGCGCGGAATGCTCGAGTCGCTAGACCCGCATACCAGTCTTCTGGAGGGCATGGACTATAATGAACTTCGGCGGTATTGGCATCCACATCGGCATCGTGGGTGACGTTCTGACAGTGATTGCACCGATTGAAGGAACGCCAGCGGAGCGGGTTGGAATTCGTGGCGGCGACCGGATTGTCGAAATCGAAGGTAAGTCAACCAAGGGATTCACGACCGAAGACGCAATCAAGGTATTGCGCGGCGAACCAGGAACCAAGGTTAGGATCAAGATCGGGCGGCCTGGGGTAAGTGAGCCGATTCCTGTTGAGATTACCCGCGAGGTCATAAATATCAAGGCGGTTCCCTATGCCGGTATGATCAGGAAAGATATTGGATACGTACGGCTGGCGGACTTTTCCAGAGTTGCAAGCCGGGAACTTGCGCGTGCGCTCGACTCGCTGTTTGAGAAGGGCGCGAAGAAAATAATCTTTGACCTGCGGTCAAACGGCGGCGGGTTGCTCCGGGAAGGATGCGAGGTTGCGGATCTGTTCCTTTCGGCTGGCAAGGTAATCGTCGAAACTAAAGGCAGGATTCCTCAGAGCCGGCGAAGCTACTTGGCTCAGACCGATGACCCGCATCCGGATTTCCCCTTGATCGTCCTCGTGGACCGGGGTAGTGCTTCGGCCTCAGAGATAGTGGCCGGCGCAATTCAGGACTGGGAGCGGGGTGTAGTCCTTGGCGATACTACGTTCGGCAAAGGTTCGGTGCAGAACGTTGAACCACTTTCTGCGGATATGGCGGTGAGGATCACGACCGCATACTGGTACACGCCGGCCGGCCGCTGTATCAACCGTAAACGCGATGAGAACGACGAAGTCGTTGAGGATACGAATGCGGCGCCGGCGCTGTTTCACACCTTGGGTCGGCTGCAGCGCACGGTCTATGGCGGCGGGGCCGTTGCGCCGGACGTGTACGTGCCGTACGAGAAACTGAGCGAGTTCGAAATGAAGGTGAACCGTGACGCGTACTTCGACTTCGCGGTAGACTACGTGCAGAAGCATCCCGGTGTGGGTATGAGTTTTGCTGCTACGCCCGCGGTTCTGGATGAGTTCGCCGATTATCTGCGCAACGTCAAGAAGATGGAGTTCACCGCTGCCGAGTTCGACTCGGCACGCGACTGGTTTGCGGCCAGCATTGAGCGGGAAGTGGCTTCCAAGGTCGCCGGCATGAGGGGTGACTACGAGATGAGGCTGCGCCGGGACCCGCAGGTTAAACGGGCAGTGGAATTGCTTGAGTCCGCGGGTTCGAACGAGACGATGCTGTCAGGATTGAAATAGAGAACGATGGCAGGTGAGGCGACTAGGTGGCCAGACGGCAAGACACGAGGAGTGAACAGTTTGCCGGCCTGCTACCCTGGTAACGGACTACCGAGACACCGCTTCAGTGCCTGAACTTCCTGAAGTCGAGACGATACGAAGCGAACTGGCAAAGGTCGTGGTTGGCCGGACTGTCCGCGCAGTAGTAGTAGGCCGACCGGATATTATTGGCTTTCCGTCGGTGCGGCAGTTCACAAAGGGAGTTGTCGGGCGAAAGATTACCGGTATGAGGAGAATCGGCAAGTATCTTGTCCTCGAGTTGGAAAACGGCGATGAACTGATATTCCATCTGCGGCTGAGCGGGCATTTGGAAATCGGCAATGGCCGTTCCCAGCCAAGGTTTGAACGGGCCAGGTTTATGCTTTCCGGTGGGGCGACGCTTTCGTTTGTCGAACCGAGAGCTTTGGGTAGAGTGTACCTGGTCAACAACCAGAAGTATCCTCGTTGCCTTGCCGGAATGGTGCAGATGGGGCCAGAGCCGATTGCACCGGATTTCACTGCGGGTTATCTGGCCGCAAGGCTTGAAGGAAGAAAAGCAAGCATCAAGAGTCTGCTGCTTGACCAGCGGGTGTGCTGTGGTGTAGGTAACATCTACTCAGACGAGGCGTTGTTCCGGGCCGGGATCCGACCGACAAGACGCGCAGGAAGCTTGTGCAGAGCTGAGGTCGCTCGCTTGTGCCGTAGCCTACGTTCGGTGCTGCGCGACGGTATCAGATGGTGTGGCACGACGCTCAAGGACGGACGCTACTTGCGTACTGGGGCTCAGAGCGGCAGATTTCAAAGACGGCTCAAGGTGGTCGGCCGCGCTGGAGAGCTGTGCCGGGCAGGCTGCGGGGCAGAAGTCCGACGGCTCAGGTTCGGCAACCGCTCAAGCTACTTCTGCCCAAAGTGCCAGCACTAGAACAATGTTCTGCACATTCCGCAGCAAAGGAACGGACCCAGGGGTCCGATGGCTCGAGAAGTCCAAGGTCTGGACACTAGAATCTTTGAACCTTGGAGGCCCAGAGCCCGACGTCATGCAATGAACGGGCCATTAGCACTTATCTGTCAGGGTGGGGCCGGAGTACTGCCAGACCCAGCCGCATCAGCAGCCGGGCTTGCCGAGGCACTGGAGAAGGGATACCGTCTCTTGCGCCAGAGTGCCGACGCGCTGGACGTTGTGGTGGAGACGGTAAGAATTATGGAAGACAACCCAGTGTTCAACGCCGGGACTGGCTCAAGCCTGAACCTTGAAGGCGTCGCTGAAATGGATGCGGGGGTGATGACCCAGGATGGAAGGTTCGGCGGCGTGTGCGCGGTGACCGGGGTCAGAAACCCAATACTCCTGGCACACAAGGTTATGACCGAGACCGACCACTTGTTGCTCTGTGGCCGTGGGGCCGAAGCATTCGCTCGTCAGATGGGTTTCCCAGAATACGACGTTGTAACCGAGCGGGCCAGAGAACGGCTGGCAAAGTTCAAGGAGGAAGGAGTTTCTGATTACTTTCCGAGGCTGGCGGCTCGACTTAGGGCTAAGGCTGAGGAGAGAGGTGGCGGGTCGGTCTCGGAGACGCACAAGATGGGTACGGTTGGCGCGGTTGCGTACGACAAGCACGGTGTTCTGGCCGCGGCTACTTCGTCGGGCGGTATTGTTGGCCGGCTCCCGGGCCGGGTTGGAGACTCGGCAATTCCGGGCGCCGGAGTGTATGCTGGTCCTTCCGGCGCGGTCTCGTGCACCGGCCACGGCGAGGCAATTGTCCGCATTGGGTTGGGCCGCGACATAGTCGAGCGGATGAAGACCATACCGGCCGCGACCGCAGCGATTCTGGTAATCGCCGAGGCCAAGCGCCGGAAGATAATGTGCGGTCTGGTCGGGATTGACGCCCGGGGCCAAGTGTGCTTCGGGCACACGACGCCAGACATGGCTTGGGGCTATGTCGTCGCGGATAAACTGTTCATGTTCACCGACTCAGACCGCAAGCGCCGGTAGGCAGAGCAAGAAGGGTCTAACTACATAGTGACCAATCACCAGTGCCCGACGAGACTATGAGAAGCGACATGCAACCAGTAACAGGCAACAGACGGATGCTGGTGGCCACTTGCTGTTGGCTACTGGCTGCTGGTGCCGGCCTGGCCCAGTTTTCCTATTTCGGTAAGAACAAGGTGCAAACCCGCGAATATAGCTTTCAGAGTCTTGCCACAACCCACTTCAATGTGCTGTTCTATCCCGGGGGCGAGACGATGGCTGAGTTTGCAGCCCAGGTCGCCGAGGACTACTACCAGCGTTTTGAGCGAGAGCTAGGGTTCGGGCTTGACTACCGGGTCCCGTTGATCCTCTATCTCTCACCGGCCCAGTTTTCCGAGACCAATGTCATCACCGAAGTCATCGAAGAGGGGGTGGGTGGTTTCTCAGAACTGTTCAAGAACCGAATCGTCGTGCCGTTCAACGGCTCGTACTATGACCTGCGGCATGTCATCGGCCACGAGCTTGCCCATCTGTTCGAATTCCAGATGTTCTACCGGTCCAAACTGTCGGCGCTGCTCGGCGCAGTGGGTGAGTTTGAGATTCCACTGTGGGTACTGGAGGGATTCGCTGAGTTCCAGTCCGGCTGGGCAAACGTCCGCTCGGACGTGTTCATGCGAGACCTTGTGCTTGCGAACCGACTGGTGCCGATCGACAGGCTGTCGGACCGCATGGGGTATCTTGTGTACCGCGAGGGCCAGTCGTTCTTCGAGTTCGTAGCCGAGAAGTATGGCCGGAACAAGGTATATGAATTCATGCATACCCTGAAGAACAAGCGGAACATGGAGGGAACGTTCAATGCCGTGTTCGGTAAGGGTGTTGCGCGGATGAACGAGGAGTGGGAGAAGTGGCTGCGCATTCGTTACTGGCCGCAGGTCGGTAAGCTGGTGGTTTTCGATACGCTTTGCCGGCAGCTTACTGACCATCGCAAGGACGGTTCAGTCTATAACACCGCTTCCAGGATTTCGCCGAGCGGGACCAAAATCGCGATGATCTCAGACCGGCTGGAGTATGCGGACTGCTACGTGATTTCGGCACTAGACGGCAGCGTGCTCAAGCGGCTGATCCGGGGCGAGCGCTCAGGCGGTTTTGAGACGATGCACCTGTTGCGGCCGGGTATCGCCTGGTCCCCGGACGAGAAATCAGTCGCAATTGTGACGCGGAGCGCCGGTCGAGACAACATCGCGGTCGTGGATTACGCAAGCGGTCGGGTGCGCCGACGGCTCGGATTCGGTCTGGACGCAATTTACACACCGATGTTTTCACCGGACGGCAGCCGGGTTAGCTTCGTCGGGCTCAAGAACGGGTTCAGCGATATCTACGTTGTGCGCACGTCGGGTGGTGAGCCGGAACGCATCACCTATGACATGTACGAGGACAAGGACCCAGCATTTTCGCCCGGTGGTGAAACCCTAGCATTCGTGTCTGACCGACCAGACCCTGGCGAGGAGTGGACCCCGGGCCGTTATGCGGTCTGGCTGCGTACTGCATCCGGCCATTTGACGAGGATAACCGAACGCTACTCAGATGCCGGTTACCCAGTCTTTACCAATTCGGGAGACTATGTGTTCTACGTCGGAGCCGATTCAGGACGGA of candidate division WOR-3 bacterium contains these proteins:
- the mutM gene encoding bifunctional DNA-formamidopyrimidine glycosylase/DNA-(apurinic or apyrimidinic site) lyase — its product is MPELPEVETIRSELAKVVVGRTVRAVVVGRPDIIGFPSVRQFTKGVVGRKITGMRRIGKYLVLELENGDELIFHLRLSGHLEIGNGRSQPRFERARFMLSGGATLSFVEPRALGRVYLVNNQKYPRCLAGMVQMGPEPIAPDFTAGYLAARLEGRKASIKSLLLDQRVCCGVGNIYSDEALFRAGIRPTRRAGSLCRAEVARLCRSLRSVLRDGIRWCGTTLKDGRYLRTGAQSGRFQRRLKVVGRAGELCRAGCGAEVRRLRFGNRSSYFCPKCQH
- a CDS encoding BamA/TamA family outer membrane protein, with the translated sequence MQPVTGNRRMLVATCCWLLAAGAGLAQFSYFGKNKVQTREYSFQSLATTHFNVLFYPGGETMAEFAAQVAEDYYQRFERELGFGLDYRVPLILYLSPAQFSETNVITEVIEEGVGGFSELFKNRIVVPFNGSYYDLRHVIGHELAHLFEFQMFYRSKLSALLGAVGEFEIPLWVLEGFAEFQSGWANVRSDVFMRDLVLANRLVPIDRLSDRMGYLVYREGQSFFEFVAEKYGRNKVYEFMHTLKNKRNMEGTFNAVFGKGVARMNEEWEKWLRIRYWPQVGKLVVFDTLCRQLTDHRKDGSVYNTASRISPSGTKIAMISDRLEYADCYVISALDGSVLKRLIRGERSGGFETMHLLRPGIAWSPDEKSVAIVTRSAGRDNIAVVDYASGRVRRRLGFGLDAIYTPMFSPDGSRVSFVGLKNGFSDIYVVRTSGGEPERITYDMYEDKDPAFSPGGETLAFVSDRPDPGEEWTPGRYAVWLRTASGHLTRITERYSDAGYPVFTNSGDYVFYVGADSGRNIYCYSLAEGQVVRRTDLLGEVSYLSLSRDDRKLAFSYFHDVGFDVAVVLDPLERIPYDTVPGFQEQTDTFRFTRQGLDFERVKPAGFSLSLDYAAGAASYGLGATGGFAGTINVAFSDMLGNHRFELYTDLYGDILNSNLVFQYWLLPNRIDYGFAVFQFLDVPLYVPYSEIVFSLDRGAQALAAYPFDRFTRVEAGLTGYFSEVEADTWLDPPYEQGWYLDTLWHEKVFYGSSAFVFDNTFWDENGPARGTRTRLGGDATFFSDRIFQDVYLDLRNYQRFGRRFVFASNLFGIAGFGPDADRYYIGGVRFLEYAPGQLVVRGYNPGEFYYNTGTSAGFIGLDLRFPFVDRLKLAFPLPLEIGGIRGSLFADGGMVFRRGMRVWSDGRLQDLKLGVGFGVRFGISLFDIKLDLAKPLSATDDKSWKFIFGLGADF
- a CDS encoding isoaspartyl peptidase/L-asparaginase, which produces MNGPLALICQGGAGVLPDPAASAAGLAEALEKGYRLLRQSADALDVVVETVRIMEDNPVFNAGTGSSLNLEGVAEMDAGVMTQDGRFGGVCAVTGVRNPILLAHKVMTETDHLLLCGRGAEAFARQMGFPEYDVVTERARERLAKFKEEGVSDYFPRLAARLRAKAEERGGGSVSETHKMGTVGAVAYDKHGVLAAATSSGGIVGRLPGRVGDSAIPGAGVYAGPSGAVSCTGHGEAIVRIGLGRDIVERMKTIPAATAAILVIAEAKRRKIMCGLVGIDARGQVCFGHTTPDMAWGYVVADKLFMFTDSDRKRR
- the tmk gene encoding dTMP kinase; the protein is MRGVLITFEGVEGSGKSTQAELLVKALRKRGLPCEFSREPGGTEIGERIRNILLDPANRAMDARTELFLYLASRNQHVREKILPWLTAGRIVVLDRYAESSVAYQGAGRELGEKVVSRLNKLATAGTRPDLTIVVDVPVSVGRKRKAATELDRLEQEQVEFHERVRNSYLRMARRAPKRVKVLDGTQAPEQLAASVFLLVEGFLERKGLLQR
- a CDS encoding S41 family peptidase, with the translated sequence MNFGGIGIHIGIVGDVLTVIAPIEGTPAERVGIRGGDRIVEIEGKSTKGFTTEDAIKVLRGEPGTKVRIKIGRPGVSEPIPVEITREVINIKAVPYAGMIRKDIGYVRLADFSRVASRELARALDSLFEKGAKKIIFDLRSNGGGLLREGCEVADLFLSAGKVIVETKGRIPQSRRSYLAQTDDPHPDFPLIVLVDRGSASASEIVAGAIQDWERGVVLGDTTFGKGSVQNVEPLSADMAVRITTAYWYTPAGRCINRKRDENDEVVEDTNAAPALFHTLGRLQRTVYGGGAVAPDVYVPYEKLSEFEMKVNRDAYFDFAVDYVQKHPGVGMSFAATPAVLDEFADYLRNVKKMEFTAAEFDSARDWFAASIEREVASKVAGMRGDYEMRLRRDPQVKRAVELLESAGSNETMLSGLK